In the genome of Nonomuraea sp. NBC_00507, the window CGAAGGGCCCTCACATCCAGATGAGATGGGGAGGTTGGCGGTGTCTCAAGAGACTGGCTGCGATGCGGCCAGCTTCTCTAGGCGGCGATGGCCCCAGTCGGAAAGCGGTGCCAGCGCTTCGGAGAGCTCATGGCCGAATGAGGTCAGGGAGTAGACGGTCTTCAGCGGCCGTACATCGTGCACCTCCCGGTGGACCAGTCCGTCGGCCTCCATCTCCCGCAGCGTCTGAGTCAGCACCTTCTCGGTGAGGCCCGGCAGCCGCCGGCGTAGCTCACCGGGGCGGCGCGGACCGGATTCCAGGAGCCAGAGCAATATCGTCTTCCACTTGCCGTCGATCACGGCGATCGCGGCGGTCACTCCGCAGAC includes:
- a CDS encoding winged helix-turn-helix transcriptional regulator, producing MKMTRSRAQDPNVCGVTAAIAVIDGKWKTILLWLLESGPRRPGELRRRLPGLTEKVLTQTLREMEADGLVHREVHDVRPLKTVYSLTSFGHELSEALAPLSDWGHRRLEKLAASQPVS